A single genomic interval of Nonomuraea rubra harbors:
- a CDS encoding metallophosphoesterase: MQPTASRRLWKRGRLAIAATLTALLVNTLVTAAHADPEQQERGRPTPSPTPTTSQNPPALTPADGSYLEGTVKVAAVPATAGDSVTKLAIDDAAIDNATRTVGVSQLSFDVGSNSTEAQYHSYVLVNGAYKVEIGNYVSQRATLDIPNEHLVKGENTVEIVVGAIQSSCGTNYDDFVLSDVGLHLLGEVADGEDNPYTFSFGDGSCGTNTSLLKRATLTFFTLSDPQGTTGLAADVDTTKLANGTHVLSATTAAGVTVKHNVTVNNAPAGAPRLMPTDGTLVAGTKAVFATVPAGGSGGVKRLTVDGEAPVTKATLGNGAAMLAFDVGPDALDDKYNNFLLVNGKRIDLGGTYVNARATVAVPARYLTPGDNTIKVVTGDYKESCGNDRDDFTISNLALTLDGATVTAQGVEPSYPMGDGTCGDNQAARPEAELRYTIDAPAVHLVETLGSGEAKLSFNVGSNSIEARYQSYLLVNGQKIVVDGDFVSKRVDLTIPNEYLVPGWNTIDFVTGTYPTSCGNNRDDYAISNFVLTPAQGTATGQMLKSSYSMGDGNCGDSVNPLTEIDLQFLVDAPAGGLRADLDTTAVKDGKHTLAAESSTGESATRLLITDNSAPKVSRSVPAAGEKIKATVVLDVKLEDASGVVSGPDVKLDGQEIQPGAQVGPGLKAGKHTLSVTGADGLGNTATREIVFESAGIPDAPAELSPALGAVDVSDPATLSAEVAEPDGGQVTATFSQAEILTPNEVYQGTAKSLPTTLQVPGEKKVRTGGLDPADGRTIDAPAGQDLVYQRFDVQVKGHADAPVLRWEGSIDPERLASLRVWNTRDKAWDLLTSSRGAPEGKTALTAVVDPKYIDRQKVHVMVTGEDPFADDIEPGDPNGFADPSAYDFSIVHFTDTQYISEGAVEQETAEERAVWESAYAGIVNWIKDNKDQRKISYVAHTGDIIENNIRKPADESMQRQIVGEFEVSSKQQRVLDDAGIPNGVIAGNHDNQSGTEEGPGALYNQYYGPSRYQTASQGWQHAEYGGPWKEGDNQNHYDLFSAGGLDFVVVGLSYGVTRDEAEWADSIFKKYPNRNGILLSHDYIVPSTSPDGRGAGFSAPDGSMLYKTVVEKNANVFLILAGHEHGVGTNVKPKVGQVGKGVVELLADYQFYTVSADRLGLTEIGGYNPADQLQFGASFLRMLQFDVKRSELIVDTFSPLLNEFGATEYDPLRRYNGLEDNMVLPVDLTSRTTTLQTDSLAIYKPTRVIGRDRVASGEVASVKWDRLKDDTAYAWFVTARSAGGGVTASEPSVFVTKDAHGRPGRWDADSPMHRWFNR; encoded by the coding sequence ATGCAGCCAACGGCATCACGAAGATTATGGAAGCGAGGGCGGCTGGCCATTGCCGCCACGCTCACCGCGCTGCTCGTCAACACGCTGGTGACGGCGGCGCACGCCGACCCGGAGCAGCAGGAGCGTGGCAGGCCGACCCCGTCGCCGACCCCCACCACCTCCCAGAACCCGCCGGCACTCACCCCCGCCGACGGCTCCTACCTCGAAGGCACGGTCAAGGTCGCGGCGGTCCCGGCGACCGCCGGCGACAGCGTCACGAAGCTCGCCATCGACGACGCCGCGATCGACAACGCCACCCGCACGGTGGGCGTCTCCCAGCTCTCCTTCGACGTCGGCTCGAACTCCACCGAGGCGCAGTACCACAGCTACGTGCTGGTCAACGGCGCCTACAAGGTCGAGATCGGCAACTACGTCAGCCAGCGGGCGACGCTGGACATCCCCAACGAGCACCTCGTCAAGGGCGAGAACACCGTCGAGATCGTCGTCGGCGCCATCCAGTCGTCCTGCGGCACCAACTACGACGACTTCGTGCTGTCTGACGTGGGCCTCCACCTGCTCGGCGAGGTCGCCGACGGCGAGGACAACCCGTACACGTTCTCCTTCGGAGACGGAAGCTGCGGCACGAACACCTCGCTGCTCAAGCGCGCCACGCTCACGTTCTTCACCCTGTCGGACCCACAGGGCACCACCGGCCTCGCCGCGGACGTGGACACCACCAAGCTGGCCAACGGCACGCACGTGCTCAGCGCCACCACCGCGGCGGGCGTCACGGTCAAGCACAACGTGACCGTCAACAACGCCCCGGCGGGCGCGCCACGCCTGATGCCCACGGACGGCACCCTGGTCGCCGGCACCAAGGCCGTCTTCGCGACCGTCCCGGCGGGCGGCTCAGGCGGCGTCAAGAGGCTCACCGTGGACGGCGAGGCGCCCGTCACCAAGGCCACCCTCGGCAACGGCGCCGCGATGCTCGCCTTCGACGTGGGCCCCGACGCGCTGGACGACAAGTACAACAACTTCCTGCTCGTCAACGGCAAGCGCATCGACCTCGGCGGCACGTACGTCAACGCCCGGGCCACCGTCGCCGTGCCGGCCCGCTACCTGACGCCGGGCGACAACACGATCAAGGTCGTCACCGGCGACTACAAGGAGTCCTGCGGCAACGACCGCGACGACTTCACGATCTCCAACCTGGCCCTGACGCTCGACGGCGCCACGGTGACCGCCCAGGGCGTCGAGCCGTCGTACCCGATGGGCGACGGCACCTGTGGCGACAACCAGGCGGCCAGGCCCGAGGCCGAGCTGCGCTACACGATCGACGCCCCCGCCGTGCACCTCGTCGAGACGCTCGGCTCCGGCGAGGCGAAGCTCAGCTTCAACGTCGGCAGCAACTCGATCGAGGCCCGCTACCAGAGCTACCTGCTCGTCAACGGCCAGAAGATCGTCGTGGACGGCGACTTCGTCAGCAAGCGCGTCGACCTGACGATCCCGAACGAGTACCTGGTGCCCGGCTGGAACACGATCGACTTCGTGACCGGCACGTATCCCACGTCGTGCGGCAACAACCGCGACGACTACGCGATCTCGAACTTCGTGCTGACCCCGGCGCAGGGCACGGCCACCGGCCAGATGCTGAAGAGCTCGTACAGCATGGGCGACGGCAACTGCGGTGACTCCGTCAACCCGCTGACCGAGATCGACCTCCAGTTCCTGGTGGACGCCCCGGCCGGCGGCCTGCGCGCCGACCTCGACACCACGGCCGTCAAGGACGGCAAGCACACGCTGGCCGCCGAGTCGAGCACCGGCGAGAGCGCCACCCGCCTGCTCATCACCGACAACTCCGCGCCCAAGGTGTCCAGGAGCGTCCCGGCCGCGGGCGAGAAGATCAAGGCCACGGTCGTGCTGGACGTCAAGCTGGAGGACGCCTCCGGCGTGGTCTCCGGCCCCGACGTCAAGCTCGACGGCCAGGAGATCCAGCCCGGCGCCCAGGTGGGCCCGGGGCTGAAGGCCGGGAAGCACACGCTCTCCGTGACCGGCGCCGACGGGCTCGGCAACACCGCGACGCGCGAGATCGTCTTCGAGTCGGCCGGCATCCCGGACGCGCCCGCCGAGCTGAGCCCGGCGCTGGGCGCCGTGGACGTGTCGGACCCCGCCACCCTCTCGGCCGAGGTGGCCGAGCCGGACGGCGGCCAGGTCACGGCCACGTTCTCGCAGGCCGAGATCCTCACCCCGAACGAGGTGTACCAGGGTACGGCCAAGTCCCTGCCGACCACGCTCCAGGTGCCGGGCGAGAAGAAGGTCAGGACCGGCGGGCTGGACCCCGCCGACGGCCGGACGATCGACGCGCCCGCCGGGCAGGACCTCGTCTACCAGCGCTTCGACGTCCAGGTGAAGGGTCACGCGGACGCGCCCGTTCTGCGCTGGGAGGGCTCGATCGACCCCGAGCGGCTGGCGTCGTTGCGGGTCTGGAACACCAGGGACAAGGCCTGGGACCTGCTGACCAGCTCCCGCGGCGCCCCCGAGGGCAAGACCGCCCTCACGGCCGTCGTGGACCCGAAGTACATCGACCGGCAGAAGGTCCACGTCATGGTGACGGGTGAGGACCCGTTCGCCGACGACATCGAGCCGGGCGACCCCAACGGCTTCGCCGACCCCTCGGCGTACGACTTCTCGATCGTGCACTTCACCGACACGCAGTACATCAGCGAGGGCGCGGTGGAGCAGGAGACGGCCGAGGAGCGCGCGGTGTGGGAGTCCGCCTACGCCGGCATCGTCAACTGGATCAAGGACAACAAGGACCAGCGGAAGATCTCGTACGTCGCGCACACCGGCGACATCATCGAGAACAACATCCGCAAGCCCGCCGACGAGTCCATGCAGCGGCAGATCGTGGGCGAGTTCGAGGTCTCCTCGAAGCAGCAGCGCGTGCTGGACGACGCCGGCATCCCCAACGGCGTCATCGCCGGCAACCACGACAACCAGTCGGGCACCGAGGAGGGCCCCGGCGCCCTCTACAACCAGTACTACGGCCCCTCGCGCTACCAGACGGCCTCGCAGGGCTGGCAGCACGCGGAGTACGGCGGCCCGTGGAAGGAGGGCGACAACCAGAACCACTACGACCTGTTCTCCGCGGGCGGGCTGGACTTCGTGGTGGTCGGCCTGTCGTACGGGGTGACGAGGGACGAGGCCGAATGGGCCGACTCGATCTTCAAGAAGTACCCCAACCGCAACGGCATCCTGCTCTCGCACGACTACATCGTGCCGAGCACGAGCCCTGACGGCCGCGGCGCCGGCTTCTCGGCCCCCGACGGCTCGATGTTGTACAAGACGGTCGTGGAGAAGAACGCGAACGTCTTCCTCATCCTCGCCGGCCACGAGCACGGCGTGGGCACCAACGTCAAGCCGAAGGTGGGCCAGGTCGGCAAGGGCGTCGTCGAGCTGCTGGCGGACTACCAGTTCTACACGGTCTCCGCCGACCGCCTCGGGCTCACCGAGATCGGCGGCTACAACCCGGCCGACCAGCTCCAGTTCGGTGCGAGCTTCCTGCGGATGCTGCAGTTCGACGTCAAGCGCTCCGAGCTGATCGTCGACACCTTCTCGCCGCTGCTCAACGAGTTCGGCGCCACCGAGTACGATCCGCTGCGCCGCTACAACGGCCTGGAGGACAACATGGTGCTGCCGGTCGACCTCACCTCGCGGACGACCACCCTGCAGACCGACTCGCTGGCGATCTACAAGCCCACCCGGGTCATCGGGCGGGACAGGGTCGCCTCGGGCGAGGTGGCCTCGGTGAAGTGGGACAGGCTCAAGGACGACACGGCCTACGCCTGGTTCGTCACGGCCCGCTCCGCCGGCGGCGGCGTGACCGCCTCCGAGCCGAGCGTCTTCGTCACCAAGGACGCGCACGGCCGCCCCGGCAGGTGGGACGCCGACTCGCCCATGCACCGCTGGTTCAACCGCTAG
- a CDS encoding LacI family DNA-binding transcriptional regulator produces MVTMRDVAARANVSIATVSFVLNGTKRVAPETRARIEAAIQELNYRRNVVARALASSRTRILALLHPDLESRANATVIQFVMGAAHGARERGYDLVLWPVNDDEQMSHLLAGGLVDGALLMEVQIRDSRVERLVASGIPFALIGRTENDDLPYVDIDFATTIHEAVAHLRSYGHERIALITDRARGGPGPGRIMRVESAYREAIAPLGGQPVIIAVDSTSAGGREAARALCEEHPGCTAAILVNEGASAGLAKGIRAAGRAIPGDLSIISASTTRELGEMIEPELTVMAAPAAELARLAVDALIDQLEGVPDAPPHTLIPCTLVPGESVGPVTRS; encoded by the coding sequence ATGGTCACGATGCGCGACGTCGCCGCACGGGCGAACGTCTCCATCGCCACGGTCTCCTTCGTGCTGAACGGCACCAAGCGGGTCGCGCCGGAGACCCGGGCCAGGATCGAGGCGGCCATCCAGGAGCTCAACTACCGGCGCAACGTCGTGGCCCGCGCCCTGGCCAGCTCGCGCACCCGCATCCTCGCCCTGCTCCATCCCGACCTGGAGTCGCGGGCGAACGCCACGGTGATCCAGTTCGTCATGGGTGCCGCGCACGGCGCCCGCGAGCGCGGCTACGACCTGGTGTTGTGGCCGGTCAACGACGACGAGCAGATGTCGCACCTGCTCGCGGGAGGGCTGGTCGACGGCGCGCTGCTCATGGAGGTGCAGATCCGCGACTCCCGGGTCGAGCGGCTGGTCGCCTCGGGCATCCCGTTCGCCCTGATCGGCCGCACGGAGAACGACGACCTGCCGTACGTCGACATCGACTTCGCCACCACGATCCACGAGGCGGTCGCCCACCTGCGCTCCTACGGCCACGAGCGCATCGCGCTGATCACCGACCGGGCGAGGGGCGGGCCGGGGCCGGGCCGGATCATGCGGGTCGAGTCGGCCTACCGCGAGGCGATCGCCCCGCTCGGCGGGCAGCCCGTGATCATCGCGGTGGACAGCACGTCGGCGGGCGGGCGGGAGGCCGCGCGGGCGCTGTGCGAGGAACATCCCGGGTGCACGGCCGCCATCCTCGTCAACGAGGGCGCCTCGGCGGGGCTGGCCAAGGGGATCAGGGCCGCGGGCCGCGCCATCCCCGGCGACCTGTCCATCATCTCGGCGTCCACCACGCGGGAGCTGGGCGAGATGATCGAGCCCGAGCTGACCGTCATGGCCGCGCCGGCCGCCGAGCTGGCCCGCCTGGCCGTGGACGCCCTCATCGACCAGCTCGAAGGTGTCCCCGACGCGCCGCCGCACACGCTCATCCCGTGCACGCTGGTGCCGGGGGAGTCGGTGGGTCCCGTCACTCGTTCGTGA
- a CDS encoding carbohydrate ABC transporter permease: MTSAHLSLSVAAGERRAILWTRLLRRATPWLFSLPAVVFVAMFFGYPIVQNVVMSFQEYTTSTFYSGEAPWVGLANYVTILSSYLFTTTLVNTALFTIGSITFQFVIGLALALFFRRNFPLGGFLRAMLLLPWLIPLIASSAVWKWLLDQESGALNQFLGLFGVSAVPWLVDPTLALVGVIGVNIWLGIPFNVAILYSGLQAVPRELYEAGSLDGATGWKAFRHITWPNLRPVVSVVIVLGVVYTLKVVDIILGLTGGGPANSTQTLATNAYNKSFVEFNFGEGAAISNVLIVVSLAFALVYLYLSRREPSE, translated from the coding sequence ATGACCTCAGCCCATCTGAGCCTCTCCGTCGCGGCGGGCGAGCGGCGCGCGATCCTGTGGACGCGGCTGCTCCGGCGGGCCACGCCGTGGCTGTTCTCCCTGCCCGCGGTCGTGTTCGTGGCGATGTTCTTCGGCTACCCGATCGTCCAGAACGTCGTCATGAGCTTCCAGGAGTACACGACCTCGACCTTCTACAGCGGCGAGGCGCCCTGGGTCGGCCTGGCCAACTACGTGACGATCCTGTCCAGCTACCTGTTCACGACCACGCTGGTGAACACCGCGCTGTTCACGATCGGGTCGATCACCTTCCAGTTCGTGATCGGGCTCGCGCTGGCGCTGTTCTTCCGGCGCAACTTCCCGCTCGGCGGGTTCCTGCGCGCGATGTTGCTGCTGCCGTGGCTGATCCCGCTGATCGCCTCCAGCGCGGTCTGGAAATGGCTGCTCGACCAGGAGAGCGGCGCGCTCAACCAGTTCCTCGGCCTGTTCGGCGTCTCCGCCGTGCCCTGGCTGGTCGATCCCACGCTCGCGCTCGTGGGCGTGATCGGCGTGAACATCTGGCTCGGCATCCCGTTCAACGTCGCGATCCTCTACAGCGGCCTCCAGGCCGTGCCCAGGGAGCTGTACGAGGCGGGCTCGCTGGACGGCGCGACCGGCTGGAAGGCGTTCCGGCACATCACCTGGCCCAACCTGCGGCCCGTGGTGAGCGTCGTCATCGTGCTCGGCGTCGTCTACACGCTCAAGGTCGTCGACATCATCCTCGGCCTGACCGGCGGCGGGCCCGCCAACTCCACGCAGACGCTGGCCACGAACGCCTACAACAAGTCGTTCGTGGAGTTCAACTTCGGCGAGGGCGCCGCGATCAGCAACGTCCTCATCGTCGTCTCCCTCGCCTTCGCCCTGGTCTACCTGTACCTCTCGCGCCGGGAGCCGTCCGAATGA
- a CDS encoding sugar ABC transporter substrate-binding protein — MAVAAAALAPLTLTACAGAAASGTESPNTLTIQDYYDEAQDPIYHSCARSTGVSIEISHVAGPGLIPKVLQQSSSRTLPDVLMLDNPDVQQIAESGALSPLSDYGVTGEGMVPAVVQAGTYAGKLYGLAPAVNTLSIFYNQDLFRQAGITTPPRTWDELRAAARRLTGPGRYGFAMSTINTYEGTWQFLPFMWGNGGTEQDITTPATEQALRFLVDLQNDGSMSRSSIIWSQDDVIDQFIAGKAAMVVNGPWQIPALREQQDVKWGAFTIPERDAAQATVAPLGGEVFTVPRTGNQARMAKAGQFVKCLVSPEKQLETARIKQNVPSNPEVAEQAGKENPALAPFVTTVRTARSRTALLGPDWPKAATKIYNAVQIALTGKAAPAEALRQAQGEQ, encoded by the coding sequence GTGGCTGTCGCGGCGGCGGCACTCGCCCCTCTCACGCTCACCGCGTGCGCCGGGGCCGCCGCCTCCGGCACGGAATCCCCCAACACGCTGACCATCCAGGACTACTACGACGAGGCCCAGGACCCGATCTACCACTCGTGCGCCCGCAGCACCGGCGTCTCCATCGAGATCAGCCATGTCGCCGGGCCCGGGCTGATCCCCAAGGTGCTCCAGCAGAGCTCCTCCCGCACGCTGCCTGACGTGCTCATGCTCGACAACCCCGACGTGCAGCAGATCGCCGAGTCCGGCGCGCTCTCGCCGCTGTCCGACTACGGCGTCACGGGCGAGGGCATGGTGCCGGCCGTGGTGCAGGCCGGCACCTACGCGGGCAAGCTGTACGGGCTCGCCCCCGCCGTGAACACGCTGAGCATCTTCTACAACCAGGACCTGTTCCGGCAGGCCGGCATCACGACCCCGCCCAGGACCTGGGACGAGCTGCGCGCGGCCGCCAGGAGGCTGACCGGGCCCGGCCGCTACGGCTTCGCGATGAGCACCATCAACACCTACGAGGGCACCTGGCAGTTCCTGCCGTTCATGTGGGGCAACGGCGGCACGGAGCAGGACATCACGACGCCGGCGACCGAACAGGCGCTGCGGTTCCTCGTCGATCTGCAGAACGACGGGTCGATGTCGCGCAGCTCGATCATCTGGAGCCAGGACGACGTGATCGACCAGTTCATCGCGGGCAAGGCGGCGATGGTGGTCAACGGGCCGTGGCAGATCCCGGCGCTGCGGGAGCAGCAGGACGTGAAGTGGGGGGCGTTCACGATTCCCGAGCGGGACGCGGCGCAGGCCACGGTCGCCCCGCTCGGCGGTGAGGTCTTCACGGTGCCGCGCACCGGGAACCAGGCCAGGATGGCCAAGGCCGGGCAGTTCGTGAAATGCCTCGTCTCTCCGGAGAAACAGCTCGAGACGGCGAGGATCAAGCAGAACGTGCCGTCCAACCCCGAGGTCGCCGAGCAGGCCGGGAAGGAGAACCCGGCGCTCGCCCCGTTCGTCACGACCGTGCGGACCGCGCGCTCGCGTACGGCGCTGCTCGGCCCCGACTGGCCGAAGGCGGCGACCAAGATCTACAACGCCGTGCAGATCGCGCTGACGGGCAAGGCCGCTCCCGCCGAAGCCCTGCGCCAGGCGCAGGGCGAGCAGTAA